The proteins below are encoded in one region of Rubripirellula reticaptiva:
- the clpP gene encoding ATP-dependent Clp endopeptidase proteolytic subunit ClpP — protein sequence MNQSNSMPVIPYVVEKSGREERVYDIYSRLLKDRIIFMGQQVNDEISNALVAQMLFLQSDDPKADIHLYINSPGGSITAGMAIYDTMQFVSCDVATYCIGQAASMGAVLLTAGAKGKRFALPNARIMIHQPLAGMQGTAREVEIHVGELRRIKQRMNEIMIDHTGHSLEKIEADTDRDRFMSAVEACEYGLIDKVVSKSDEK from the coding sequence ATAAATCAAAGCAATAGTATGCCAGTCATTCCCTACGTCGTCGAAAAGAGTGGTCGAGAAGAGCGTGTCTACGACATTTACAGCAGGTTGCTGAAAGACCGCATCATTTTCATGGGTCAACAAGTCAACGACGAGATTTCGAACGCTCTCGTCGCGCAAATGTTGTTCTTGCAGTCGGACGACCCTAAGGCCGACATTCACTTGTACATCAACAGTCCCGGTGGATCGATTACCGCCGGCATGGCGATCTACGACACGATGCAATTCGTTTCGTGCGACGTCGCAACGTACTGCATCGGCCAAGCTGCTTCGATGGGTGCGGTGCTATTGACCGCTGGTGCCAAAGGCAAGCGATTCGCATTGCCGAACGCACGTATCATGATCCACCAACCGCTTGCCGGCATGCAGGGAACCGCACGTGAAGTCGAAATTCACGTCGGCGAGCTCCGCCGCATCAAGCAACGAATGAACGAAATCATGATCGATCACACGGGCCATTCGCTCGAAAAAATCGAGGCGGATACCGATCGTGACCGCTTCATGTCAGCCGTTGAAGCATGCGAGTACGGTTTGATCGACAAGGTCGTGTCAAAGAGCGACGAGAAGTAG
- a CDS encoding Crp/Fnr family transcriptional regulator has translation MIRQLAQTISASQLFRGLDPGQIDTLAAVSVSKNFVAGEMIFVQGNSCPGLFVVKVGLVRVFRNGAGGQQHILHLCGPGHSFAEAAVFADFKLPASAMAMQATQCVMIPTNAMQHALATNHTLCRQMLTGMSMWTQHFVQLLDNIVLRDASERVARILCSAHVDSVGALLLPGPKKDLANHLNLTGETFSRVLRRLSDQGLIEIDANHAIRVIDATGLSRLSELDS, from the coding sequence ATGATTCGGCAGCTGGCCCAAACGATTTCGGCAAGTCAACTGTTTCGCGGTCTTGATCCAGGCCAAATCGATACGCTTGCAGCTGTTTCCGTTTCCAAGAACTTTGTCGCGGGTGAGATGATCTTCGTGCAAGGCAACTCTTGTCCTGGGCTGTTTGTCGTCAAGGTTGGACTCGTCCGGGTGTTTCGAAACGGTGCCGGCGGCCAGCAGCACATTTTGCACCTGTGCGGTCCAGGCCATTCGTTCGCCGAAGCCGCCGTATTCGCGGACTTCAAGTTGCCGGCCAGCGCAATGGCGATGCAGGCGACACAATGCGTGATGATTCCGACCAATGCGATGCAGCATGCGCTTGCCACTAATCACACTTTGTGTCGCCAGATGTTGACTGGTATGTCGATGTGGACACAACACTTTGTGCAACTGCTCGACAATATTGTGCTGCGAGATGCTTCCGAACGTGTTGCTCGGATCCTTTGCTCGGCCCACGTCGATTCCGTCGGTGCTTTGTTACTGCCCGGACCAAAAAAGGATCTAGCCAATCATCTAAATTTGACCGGCGAAACATTTTCTCGGGTCCTTCGCCGGCTAAGCGATCAGGGCTTGATCGAAATCGACGCCAATCATGCCATTCGCGTGATCGACGCGACTGGGTTGTCGAGACTGAGCGAGCTGGATTCCTAA
- a CDS encoding RluA family pseudouridine synthase, with protein MPLTTVSISVLPEQTGRIDALVRAVSETSHSQARGMIDHGCVSINGDLCDDVAEEVFEGDEVVLKFDANQRYREKKRIRWDDRTFTVAYEDDDIIVVDKAAGTLTVPTDHFEKNTLVDRVSLYLSHSKRPRPAHVIHRLDREVSGLLVMGKVETAAQSLIDQFKQRKPTRVYSAIVAGVLADDEGTFDAYLATGNNLDVFITAPSTRSERAVTHYKVVKRMDDTTQVEVRLETGKRNQIRVQFADAGHPVLGDPRYEIEKSMHARWVRKRIALHAATLGFDHPTTGKPLMVESKMPAAMQKFLKGGVARQKER; from the coding sequence ATGCCGCTGACCACTGTCTCGATTTCTGTCCTACCCGAACAAACAGGGCGAATCGACGCGCTCGTTCGGGCCGTTTCCGAGACTTCACACAGCCAGGCTAGGGGAATGATTGACCACGGTTGTGTCAGTATCAATGGAGACCTGTGCGATGACGTGGCCGAAGAAGTGTTCGAAGGCGACGAGGTCGTGCTGAAATTCGATGCCAACCAGCGATATCGCGAAAAAAAGAGAATCCGCTGGGACGATCGCACGTTCACGGTCGCTTATGAAGACGACGACATCATCGTGGTCGACAAAGCCGCTGGAACATTGACGGTCCCGACGGACCATTTTGAAAAGAACACACTGGTCGACCGAGTGTCGCTTTACCTGTCGCACTCAAAACGACCTCGTCCGGCCCACGTGATTCACCGTCTGGACCGCGAGGTCAGCGGTTTGCTGGTGATGGGCAAGGTCGAAACTGCCGCCCAATCGCTGATCGATCAATTCAAGCAGCGGAAACCAACGCGGGTTTATTCCGCGATCGTCGCTGGTGTACTTGCCGATGACGAAGGCACGTTCGACGCGTATTTGGCAACCGGAAATAACCTGGACGTCTTCATTACCGCCCCGTCGACGAGGTCTGAACGTGCGGTGACTCACTACAAAGTCGTCAAACGGATGGACGACACGACTCAGGTCGAAGTGCGTTTGGAAACTGGCAAACGAAACCAAATTCGTGTCCAGTTCGCTGACGCTGGTCACCCGGTGCTTGGTGACCCTCGCTACGAGATCGAGAAGTCGATGCACGCCAGATGGGTTCGCAAACGCATCGCACTGCACGCCGCGACGCTCGGTTTCGATCACCCAACCACGGGAAAGCCGTTGATGGTCGAATCCAAAATGCCGGCAGCGATGCAGAAGTTCCTGAAGGGCGGCGTCGCACGACAGAAGGAACGCTAG
- the glgX gene encoding glycogen debranching protein GlgX yields MLMRQPCPSLQFAYSPPFGATIQDTGVQFSVFSRSATAMRLLLYNNVNDREPAEVIDFDRNTDRWGDVWSLHVPNLAEGQLYHFQASGPWAPEIGHRFDSTARLIDPYAQALAGEYQKCADGVVRPPKCVVVDGAFDWEGDRHLRRDVSESVIYEMHVKGFTKSKTAKVKCPGTYLGVIEKIPYLKDLGVTAVELMPVNEFPIKDSHGNKMDRANYWGYDPMAFFSPHRGYAHDKTPGAQVREFKEMVKALHKAGIEVILDVVFNHTCEGNEKGPTLSFKGLENQVYYILSEGQHYCNYSGCGNTLNGNHPVVREMIFHCLRHWVHNYHIDGFRFDLASILSRDTKGNLIPNPPMVDLIAEDPLLADTKIIAEAWDAAGAYQVGSFGGARWAEWNGRYRDDARGFWRGDGGTLGALATRLAGSSDLYEHDNRPPHCSINLITTHDGFTMNDLVSYKEKHNMANGEDNRDGDNHNISDNYGVEGPTRKKAITVTRDRQIRNMLGTLLLSQGVPMLVSGDEIRRTQKGNNNAYCQDNDISWFDWKLVDKNKDLFRFVKSLIAFRLKQPTVRRKTYLTGQPVDGRLIPDVSWFSPAGVGLEWNQQELAMMAYIAAPSRVDDPEGLGRDLVMMFNSTGQDRTFNMPEIGRGMKWNLFVDTAAESPADIYPDADGPMPSIGHAIEMPCHSLKVMVSAE; encoded by the coding sequence ATGCTAATGCGCCAACCGTGCCCTTCCTTACAGTTTGCATACTCGCCACCTTTTGGTGCGACGATCCAGGACACCGGCGTTCAGTTTTCGGTGTTCAGTCGCTCGGCCACGGCCATGCGATTGTTGCTCTACAACAACGTCAATGATCGCGAGCCAGCCGAAGTCATCGATTTTGATCGCAACACCGATCGCTGGGGTGATGTCTGGAGCCTGCATGTGCCCAACCTTGCCGAAGGCCAACTGTACCATTTTCAAGCCAGCGGCCCTTGGGCACCCGAAATTGGACATCGCTTCGATTCAACCGCTCGCCTGATCGACCCTTACGCTCAAGCACTTGCTGGTGAATACCAAAAGTGCGCCGACGGTGTCGTTCGCCCGCCGAAGTGTGTCGTCGTCGACGGCGCATTCGACTGGGAAGGGGATCGGCATCTTCGCCGCGATGTCAGCGAGTCGGTAATTTATGAAATGCACGTCAAGGGATTCACCAAGAGCAAGACGGCCAAGGTGAAGTGCCCTGGAACGTATCTCGGTGTGATCGAAAAAATCCCGTACTTGAAAGACCTCGGCGTAACGGCTGTCGAACTGATGCCGGTCAACGAGTTCCCGATCAAGGACAGTCACGGCAACAAAATGGATCGCGCCAATTACTGGGGCTACGATCCGATGGCGTTCTTCTCGCCACACCGAGGGTACGCACACGACAAGACGCCTGGTGCGCAAGTTCGCGAGTTCAAAGAGATGGTCAAAGCCCTGCACAAGGCGGGGATCGAAGTCATCTTGGATGTGGTTTTCAACCACACCTGCGAAGGCAACGAGAAAGGCCCAACGCTATCGTTCAAGGGACTTGAAAACCAAGTCTATTACATCCTTTCCGAAGGCCAACACTACTGCAACTACAGCGGTTGCGGCAACACGCTTAACGGCAACCATCCGGTCGTTCGTGAGATGATTTTCCATTGCCTACGCCACTGGGTCCACAACTATCACATCGACGGTTTCCGTTTCGACTTGGCAAGCATTCTGTCTCGTGACACCAAGGGGAACCTGATCCCAAATCCGCCGATGGTTGACTTGATCGCCGAAGATCCGTTGTTGGCCGATACCAAGATCATTGCCGAAGCATGGGACGCCGCAGGTGCCTACCAAGTCGGCTCGTTCGGTGGTGCACGATGGGCCGAATGGAACGGACGGTATCGTGACGACGCACGTGGTTTTTGGCGTGGCGACGGTGGCACTCTTGGTGCATTGGCGACACGTTTGGCCGGCAGCAGTGATTTGTACGAACATGACAATCGTCCGCCGCACTGCAGCATCAACCTGATCACGACTCACGACGGTTTCACCATGAATGACCTTGTCTCGTACAAGGAAAAGCACAACATGGCGAACGGCGAAGACAACCGTGACGGCGACAACCACAACATCAGCGACAACTACGGTGTCGAAGGTCCGACACGCAAGAAAGCGATCACGGTCACTCGCGACCGACAAATTCGCAACATGCTTGGCACTCTGTTGCTAAGCCAAGGCGTGCCGATGCTGGTCAGTGGCGACGAAATTCGTCGCACACAAAAGGGCAATAACAACGCGTATTGCCAAGACAACGACATCAGCTGGTTTGACTGGAAGTTGGTCGACAAGAATAAAGATTTGTTCCGGTTCGTCAAATCGCTGATCGCGTTCCGATTGAAGCAACCGACCGTTCGTCGCAAGACTTACTTGACCGGACAGCCGGTTGACGGACGCTTGATCCCAGACGTGTCGTGGTTCTCGCCAGCCGGCGTTGGTCTCGAATGGAACCAGCAAGAACTTGCGATGATGGCTTACATTGCGGCCCCCAGTCGCGTGGATGACCCCGAAGGCTTGGGACGCGACCTCGTGATGATGTTCAACAGCACCGGACAGGACCGAACATTCAACATGCCGGAAATCGGCCGTGGAATGAAGTGGAATCTGTTCGTTGACACGGCTGCCGAGTCGCCCGCGGATATCTATCCGGATGCCGACGGCCCGATGCCATCGATTGGGCACGCGATCGAAATGCCATGCCACTCACTCAAAGTGATGGTCAGTGCTGAATAG
- a CDS encoding phosphoglycerate kinase yields MAKKTIDQVDVAGKKVLMRVDFNVPLDENQNISDDRRVRMALPSIKSVVDRGGQLILMSHLGRPEGKGFEAKYSLAPAAKALGEMLGKPVAMASDTVGDDAAAKVGALTDGGVVVLENLRFNSGEKKGCAEFAGKLAAMADIYCNDAFGTCHRSDASMVAVPEAMAGKPRVVGHLVAREIQYLTDAISNPGRPFVAILGGAKVSDKINVINNLLGICDAVLIGGAMAYTFSLAQGGKVGDSLVEKDKVELAKELIAKGGDKLHLPVDTHCGDDFGNIAGCNKKVVAAGEIPDGMEGLDIGPETAKLYAEIIKKAKTIVWNGPMGVFEKPPMDAGTKAVAQAIADGDSISIIGGGDSAAAVDQLGFVDQVSHVSTGGGASLAMLEGQRFAAVDLLDEA; encoded by the coding sequence ATGGCAAAGAAAACAATCGATCAAGTCGACGTTGCTGGCAAGAAAGTCCTGATGCGAGTCGACTTCAATGTCCCGCTTGATGAAAACCAGAACATTTCTGACGATCGCCGCGTTCGAATGGCGTTGCCGAGCATCAAAAGTGTTGTTGACCGTGGCGGCCAACTGATTTTGATGAGCCACCTGGGACGTCCCGAAGGCAAGGGCTTCGAGGCCAAGTACAGCTTGGCACCAGCCGCCAAGGCGCTCGGCGAAATGTTGGGCAAGCCTGTCGCGATGGCATCCGATACGGTTGGCGACGATGCCGCCGCTAAGGTTGGCGCTCTGACCGATGGCGGAGTCGTGGTGCTGGAAAACTTACGTTTCAACAGCGGTGAAAAGAAGGGCTGTGCCGAGTTCGCTGGCAAGCTTGCCGCGATGGCCGACATCTACTGCAACGACGCGTTTGGCACTTGCCACCGCAGCGACGCATCAATGGTCGCCGTTCCCGAAGCGATGGCTGGCAAGCCGCGTGTCGTCGGTCACTTGGTTGCTCGCGAGATCCAGTATCTGACCGACGCCATCAGCAACCCAGGTCGTCCGTTCGTGGCGATCTTGGGCGGTGCGAAAGTCAGCGATAAGATCAACGTGATTAACAACTTGCTGGGAATCTGTGACGCCGTTCTGATCGGTGGCGCAATGGCCTACACGTTCTCGCTGGCACAAGGCGGCAAAGTCGGCGACAGCTTGGTCGAAAAGGACAAAGTTGAGCTGGCCAAAGAATTGATCGCCAAGGGTGGCGACAAACTTCATCTTCCCGTCGACACGCACTGTGGCGATGACTTCGGCAATATCGCCGGATGCAACAAGAAGGTCGTCGCGGCTGGCGAGATTCCAGACGGCATGGAAGGTTTGGACATCGGTCCGGAAACCGCCAAGCTCTACGCCGAGATCATCAAGAAGGCTAAGACAATCGTTTGGAACGGCCCAATGGGTGTGTTCGAAAAGCCACCCATGGACGCAGGGACCAAGGCCGTTGCTCAAGCCATCGCCGACGGCGACTCGATCAGCATCATCGGCGGTGGTGACAGCGCCGCAGCCGTCGATCAACTCGGTTTCGTCGACCAAGTCAGCCACGTCAGCACCGGCGGCGGAGCGAGCCTTGCGATGCTAGAAGGCCAACGTTTCGCAGCAGTCGATCTGCTCGACGAAGCGTAG
- the nrfH gene encoding cytochrome c nitrite reductase small subunit, translating to MQEAFMSEDKHQSQSPEPANSEPQEPGQPESPGSKAPRRYRMGKTAALFAICLGALVGLGAFTFGYGKGASYLSNNPQTCVNCHVMQGHMDSWQQSSHHTVAVCNDCHLPHDFIGKWVTKADNGFFHSLAFTVGGFKDPIQIKPRNARVTQGACVSCHKEFVHPLLPDTAGGDMQSCVHCHKSVGHAGR from the coding sequence ATGCAGGAAGCATTCATGTCGGAAGATAAACATCAGTCACAATCGCCGGAACCCGCCAACAGCGAGCCGCAGGAGCCTGGACAGCCAGAATCCCCGGGGTCAAAGGCGCCGCGGCGATACCGGATGGGCAAAACGGCGGCCCTTTTCGCCATCTGCCTCGGTGCATTGGTTGGGTTGGGCGCATTCACGTTTGGCTATGGCAAGGGCGCCAGCTATCTGAGCAATAATCCACAAACCTGTGTGAACTGCCACGTGATGCAGGGGCACATGGATTCCTGGCAACAAAGCAGTCACCACACCGTCGCGGTCTGCAACGACTGCCATTTGCCACACGACTTTATTGGTAAATGGGTCACTAAAGCAGACAATGGGTTCTTTCACTCGTTGGCCTTCACCGTCGGCGGGTTCAAGGACCCGATCCAGATCAAGCCACGCAACGCTCGCGTGACGCAAGGCGCCTGCGTTTCTTGTCACAAGGAATTTGTGCATCCGCTGCTGCCCGATACGGCGGGCGGCGACATGCAGTCGTGCGTGCATTGCCACAAGAGCGTGGGTCACGCCGGACGTTAA
- a CDS encoding ammonia-forming cytochrome c nitrite reductase subunit c552 encodes MTENSKRGFGWLVLLTGLVALATIGVSALLVNIFERKQEARQPFVRVVEVNEVSTDPKPWGLNFPQQFEDYQKTVDDDYTDYGGNHALPPSKLKEHPWLKRLFAGYAFSIDYREARGHAHMLADQEVTKRVTDVQQAGACLHCHASIIPTYRRIGMESLGQDVTEESLGASYNQEAVLAGFKAVSQKTYEEVHAELEKTFDGVVKAEAGDPHLGNAHPVSCIDCHDPETMSIRVTRPGFILGIAKLAKSDDPVPHLPSIQKWRDDGSKGEYDPNVHATRQELRSFVCGQCHVEYYCANKMTLTFPWSNGLKMENLEKEWDETVFPEDADGKSPGEFFDYVHKETGTKVYKAQHPEFELWSQGIHARAGVSCSDCHMPYEKVGATKVSSHWVRSPMQNINKACQTCHHVPEQEIKARVDLIQDRTRSLIDRAADGVTDMFDAIVAIQEAGATEEQLKPIRDLQRKAMWRLDYIASENSKGFHASQESARILAESVDYARQAIAACYKLGLPIKAKPETEEVAN; translated from the coding sequence ATGACTGAAAACTCAAAACGCGGTTTCGGCTGGCTTGTACTTCTGACGGGACTGGTCGCACTGGCAACGATCGGCGTGTCTGCGCTGTTGGTCAACATATTCGAACGCAAACAGGAAGCTCGCCAGCCGTTCGTGCGAGTCGTCGAGGTCAACGAGGTTAGTACCGATCCGAAACCGTGGGGGCTAAATTTCCCGCAGCAATTCGAGGACTATCAAAAGACGGTCGACGACGATTACACGGACTACGGCGGAAATCACGCTTTGCCACCTAGCAAATTGAAAGAACATCCGTGGTTGAAACGCTTATTCGCTGGCTATGCATTCAGCATCGACTACCGCGAAGCACGCGGCCACGCGCACATGTTGGCCGACCAAGAGGTCACCAAACGAGTGACCGACGTCCAACAGGCTGGTGCCTGTCTGCACTGCCACGCTTCGATTATCCCAACGTACCGACGCATCGGAATGGAATCTTTGGGACAAGATGTCACCGAAGAATCTCTCGGCGCATCGTACAACCAAGAGGCTGTGCTGGCGGGGTTCAAGGCCGTCAGCCAAAAGACTTACGAAGAAGTCCACGCCGAACTTGAAAAGACTTTCGACGGTGTCGTCAAAGCCGAAGCCGGCGATCCTCACTTGGGCAACGCTCACCCGGTTTCCTGCATCGACTGTCACGACCCCGAAACGATGTCGATTCGCGTGACTCGCCCCGGGTTCATCTTAGGAATCGCCAAACTGGCCAAGAGCGACGATCCTGTTCCACACCTGCCAAGCATTCAAAAGTGGCGTGACGATGGTTCGAAAGGCGAATACGACCCGAACGTTCACGCGACGCGTCAAGAGTTGCGGTCGTTCGTGTGCGGTCAATGTCACGTCGAGTACTACTGTGCGAACAAGATGACGCTGACGTTCCCGTGGAGCAACGGTTTAAAGATGGAGAACCTGGAGAAAGAATGGGACGAAACGGTCTTCCCTGAGGACGCCGACGGCAAGAGCCCAGGCGAGTTCTTTGACTACGTGCACAAGGAAACCGGCACGAAGGTCTACAAGGCACAGCACCCCGAATTTGAATTGTGGAGCCAAGGCATTCATGCTCGTGCAGGCGTCAGTTGCAGCGATTGCCACATGCCCTACGAAAAGGTCGGTGCGACCAAGGTCAGCAGCCACTGGGTGCGAAGCCCGATGCAGAACATCAACAAGGCGTGCCAAACGTGCCACCATGTGCCCGAACAAGAAATCAAGGCTCGCGTGGATCTGATCCAGGACCGTACGCGATCGCTGATCGACCGCGCGGCTGACGGAGTGACGGACATGTTCGATGCCATCGTCGCCATTCAAGAAGCCGGTGCAACGGAAGAACAGTTGAAGCCGATACGCGACTTGCAACGTAAAGCCATGTGGCGTTTGGATTACATCGCAAGCGAAAACAGCAAAGGCTTCCACGCCAGCCAAGAATCGGCCCGAATCCTGGCCGAGTCGGTTGACTATGCTCGCCAAGCAATCGCAGCCTGCTACAAATTGGGTTTGCCTATCAAAGCAAAGCCGGAAACCGAAGAAGTCGCTAACTGA
- a CDS encoding ClpP family protease: MNFPTAHDPRAPQLAASSYQGYQRQRQLTLGDLLMENRIVFLQGEIHTGNANEIVMKLLYLQSENRRKDVHFYINSPGGSVTATLAIYDTMQMMSCNIATYCVGEACSGAAVLLVGGTKGKRFCLPNSRVMMHQPMGGVGGQVSDIEIQAAEMFRYRDVLNEIISKHSGKSVDQIAKDTDRDFFLSAQESKDYGLVDDILVKPPGSDEEEDK; the protein is encoded by the coding sequence ATGAATTTCCCAACGGCTCATGACCCCCGAGCACCCCAGCTCGCCGCCAGTTCTTATCAGGGTTACCAACGGCAGCGTCAACTGACGCTTGGTGACTTGCTCATGGAGAACCGGATCGTGTTTCTCCAAGGTGAGATCCATACCGGCAATGCCAACGAAATTGTGATGAAGCTTCTGTACTTGCAGAGTGAAAATCGCCGCAAAGACGTTCACTTCTACATCAACAGCCCCGGCGGATCGGTCACCGCGACGCTCGCGATCTATGACACCATGCAAATGATGTCATGCAACATCGCGACGTACTGTGTGGGCGAAGCCTGCAGTGGTGCGGCTGTGTTGTTGGTTGGCGGTACCAAAGGCAAACGCTTTTGCTTGCCTAACAGCCGAGTGATGATGCACCAGCCGATGGGTGGTGTTGGTGGCCAGGTCAGCGACATTGAAATCCAAGCCGCTGAAATGTTTCGCTATCGTGATGTGCTGAATGAAATCATCAGCAAGCACAGTGGAAAGTCCGTCGATCAAATCGCCAAAGACACCGATCGCGACTTTTTCTTGAGCGCTCAGGAATCCAAAGACTACGGCCTCGTCGATGACATTCTGGTCAAGCCACCAGGTTCAGACGAAGAAGAAGACAAGTAG